From the Sylvia atricapilla isolate bSylAtr1 chromosome 12, bSylAtr1.pri, whole genome shotgun sequence genome, the window NNNNNNNNNNNNNNNNNNNNNNNNNNNNNNNNNNNNNNNNNNNNNNNNNNNNNNNNNNNNNNNNNNNNNNNNNNNNNNNNNNNNNNNNNNNNNNNNNNNNNNNNNNNNNNNNNNNNNNNNNNNNNNNNNNNNNNNNNNNNNNNNNNNNNNNNNNNNNNNNNNNNNNNNNNNNNNNNNNNNNNNNNNNNNNNNNNNNNNNNNNNNNNNNNNNNNNNNNNNNNNNNNNNNNNNNNNNNNNNNNNNNNNNNNNNNNNNNNNNNNNNNNNNNNNNNNNNNNNNNNNNNNNNNNNNNNNNNNNNNNNNNNNNNNNNNNNNNNNNNNNNNNNNNNNNNNNNNNNNNNNNNNNNNNNNNNNNNNNNNNNNNNNNNNNNNNNNNNNNNNNNNNNNNNNNNNNNNNNNNNNNNNNNNNNNNNNNNNNNNNNNNNNNNNNNNNNNNNNNNNNNNNNNNNNNNNNNNNNNNNNNNNNNNNNNNNNNNNNNNNNNNNNNNNNNNNNNNNNNNNNNNNNNNNNNNNNNNNNNNNNNNNNNNNNNNNNNNNNNNNNNNNNNNNNNNNNNNNNNNNNNNNNNNNNNNNNNNNNNNNNNNNNNNNNNNNNNNNNNNNNNNNNNNNNNNNNNNNNNNNNNNNNNNNNNNNNNNNNNNNNNNNNNNNNNNNNNNNNNNNNNNNNNNNNNNNNNNNNNNNNNNNNNNNNNNNNNNNNNNNNNNNNNNNNNNNNNNNNNNNNNNNNNNNNNNNNNNNNNNNNNNNNNNNNNNNNNNNNNNNNNNNNNNNNNNNNNNNNNNNNNNNNNNNNNNNNNNNNNNNNNNNNNNNNNNNNNNNNNNNNNNNNNNNNNNNNNNNNNNNNNNNNNNNNNNNNNNNNNNNNNNNNNNNNNNNNNNNNNNNNNNNNNNNNNNNNNNNNNNNNNNNNNNNNNNNNNNNNNNNNNNNNNNNNNNNNNNNNNNNNNNNNNNNNNNNNNNNNNNNNNNNNNNNNNNNNNNNNNNNNNNNNNNNNNNNNNNNNNNNNNNNNNNNNNNNNNNNNNNNNNNNNNNNNNNNNNNNNNNNNNNNNNNNNNNNNNNNNNNNNNNNNNNNNNNNNNNNNNNNNNNNNNNNNNNNNNNNNNNNNNNNNNNNNNNNNNNNNNNNNNNNNNNNNNNNNNNNNNNNNNNNNNNNNNNNNNNNNNNNNNNNNNNNNNNNNNNNNNNNNNNNNNNNNNNNNNNNNNNNNNNNNNNNNNNNNNNNNNNNNNNNNNNNNNNNNNNNNNNNNNNNNNNNNNNNNNNNNNNNNNNNNNNNNNNNNNNNNNNNNNNNNNNNNNNNNNNNNNNNNNNNNNNNNNNNNNNNNNNNNNNNNNNNNNNNNNNNNNNNNNNNNNNNNNNNNNNNNNNNNNNNNNNNNNNNNNNNNNNNNNNNNNNNNNNNNNNNNNNNNNNNNNNNNNNNNNTTGGGCCTTTGTGCCTGTCCTTGGTGCTCAGcagaaaagagatttgttttgtctacctaccCTGTGAAGAAAGCTTActggcacttaatatgaggctcaaAACTACATCCCTAGGTgacacagaatctgcaaaaatgcAAGCTAAAGCTTAAGGCGTCATTTTCCCCCTTTAGAGGCTCAACAAGGCCTTTCCTTTGTTGAGTCTCTTTTCTTACCTACAAATAAGTATCTAACAATAGTAAACAGTTACCCGTAATGAACATTAAACAACAGTAATAAACATGCAACAGTAGTATTGTCTGACAATGGTGCACAGTTCTTTAAGTGAAGAGGAGAAACCATTTAAAGCATGTCTTCGTCTGCATCAGCCTCTGCTTTTACAGATGTTTCAGGAGCAGAAGCTCTCAACTCTGGAGTAGTGAACCCAGGGTCCTTTGCCAGCAATTTTGACTGTGGCGAGAGTGGTCAGAACTTGGAGTGGTCCTCTCCACCTGGCTCGTAGAGGATCATTGTCCCACCACTTAACATAGACCCAGTCTCCTGGTTGGAAGGAATGCGCAGGTGTCATAGCAGTCCTATGGGTCTGGATAGCACCCTGTAAGTCTGGAGCTTCTGCAAAGTAGAAGCTAAAGCCATCAGATATCTCTGTAAATGAAGTTTCCCTTTCATATGAATTTCACCTGGAATACTGGGACCTGGTATGGTCTGCTGTATAGTATCTCATAGGGACTGATGCTATCCCTCCGCCTTGGTTGTACACAGATTCTCAGTAAAACCACAGGCAAAGCCTGAACCCATGTCATACAAGTTTCCTGACAAATTTTGCTAATTTGTCTTTTGAGAGTCCCATTCATACGTTCAATGTTCCCACTCACTTGGGGTCTATAAGGTGTATGCAAATCCCAGGTAATTCCCAAAATCTGGTTAACTTCCCTAACTACTGTTGCAACAAAGTATGGTCCCCTATCTGATGACATCCTCAAGGGAACCCCGAACCTTGGGGTAAAACTGTCCAAGTGAGctgttttcctccctgcctcagGATTCTCCCACTCAAAGGCAAAGAGCTCTTGGCTGTCTTTATgcacaggaatgcagaaaaaggcatccCTCAGGTCTACAACAGTAAACCGTCCTAATTTGTCTGTCAGTCTGGTCAAAAGGGTGTACAGGTTGGCTACCACTGCATGTATGGTAATTTTGTTAGTTGCTCTTAAATCTTGTACTAATCGGTAACTCTTGCCATCTGCTTTCTTAATTGCTAAAATTGGGGTATTGAATTTGGACTCACATTGCATTAATAAACCATGTTGCACGAAATTTTCAGTTACAGGTGCCAATCCCTTGCAGTTTTATAATTTCAAACGGTACTGTTTTTGCCTTATTGGTGTGGCTCCTGGTTTGAGTGCAATACTCACTGGTTCTGCTTGTTTGGATCTTCCTGGGATATCACTGGCCCATACTATTGGATTTACCACATTTCCAACTTCACCCAGGATTTCATCAAATTTTTCCTGTATAAAAAGTGCAGCAACTTGGACAAATTTAGATTCAGGAATTGTAACTTGTACCCCTCCCCCtttctaaaatttcatttctgcttccaATCTCGCTAGCAAGTCCCTTCCCAGTAAAAGTTGAGGGGAGTTAGACATGTAAAGGAATTGATGGGTTACCCAGTGCTTCCCCAGCTTAAATTTTAAAGGTTGAAAGAAAGGCCGTGTTTCAGCTACCCCAGTAGCCCAAACAACCTGTACAGTATCATGACTCAGTTTCCCTTCTAAGGCATTTAACACAGAATAGGCAGCTCCAGCATCCACCAGAAATTCAATGTCCTGTTTCCCCAGCTAAGCTACAGCCAATGGCTGGGACACTGAGCACCATGGCATTTGGTGCTTACAGCAGTGATGGAGCTGGCACATCAGCCCaccccaccagccctgctgctgccaactGCTGGGTGCCCACTACAGCCCTGCCTGAGCCCTTAAAGAGTTCATTTCATGTAAAGCAACACACAGATCACTATCAGGCTtcttatgaatattttaatgaaaacagaggACCAGCTGTACAGACTCAGTCAAGAAATGACAACCTTAATCTTGGGGCGAATATAAAACTGGCAGATTCAGCTCCCCAGGTTTTTAATGCTTGCCACAGCCTCCCATTCTAGGCCACAGGACCTTGCTGAAAATTGAAAGCGTTCACAATCTGTTTTGCTGTTACTTGAAGTCTTGTTTAAGTATTTGCTTCATTTCTTACATAAAAAGATAACTAAAGAATTACCAAAAAATATGACAAACGAAGTATGGATTGAGTTCTTTGAGTTCACAGTAGAGTAATATACTTCCTTATAAAACTTTCTTTTGCAGGGCTGAAACAAACAGCAGATAAAATGAATCAAAGTGCTCTAGTTATGTTGGCACTTCCCATGTcattcacagggaaaaaaaattcaagcattTAAACAGAATCAAGTCtcctaaataaaacaaactgaCTTTGAAAATTTTACAAGTGACACATTAGCCTACGAGAGCATGATTTCCTTCAGCAATTTCAGTTAGTCCTTGGGCAGAGCAATCCTAAATTACATAGCAAGTTAGTGTCATGATAATACAGTCATCTAATACTATCCTTACAAATCCACACGAAtaaaaaatgataataaaaatttaaaaaccctcaaatgacaaaacaaaacactcaaAAATTACGTAGATTGGCCTATATTTATAAAAAGTAGTGATAACTAGTTATTGTAGTGTCGAGGATTCACAGCTATGGAAATAAAATTGATTCTAGCATAAAAACCCTGCTCTGTGGAGGATTATTCTGCATATCTTATTTGTGCTTTTAGCTCATTGGTAAGGTAAGTGGTCAGCACTCCTAACACCTTGTCTGTGAGACTAGAATTTGCCATTACAAGAGCAATCAGCTGAGCAGCATCAATCCAGTTTAAGTTCTTGACAACAGCTGTGGCTTCAGCACAGAgtttctgtttctcagcagcaggcaaTTCCATTAAAATCTGAGGGACTGGCTTGAAATCTTCAGAAGTTATCCATCCAATCAATCCACCAACTGCTCCTCCTAGGAAAGACAGTGAATTATTAGTCTTGACCAGTTAATGCTAAAGCCTGAAATTCTATCCACAGCCATCACCAACAATGGTCCCACCTTGATTAGAAATCAACCAAAAGTTGTCTATGTGCCTGCTTTAACTAGATTTATATAACAATATTCAAAGCaccaaaaaggatttttaaagctctttacATCCACTGCAACCATAAAGAAACCCTTCATACAATCAACACTAATACCTTCAAGCTagaaaccagaaacaaaacactCCCTGGGCCACTCTCTTAGGATAAGCTCGACTTCTAAATAGAACCTTGcccaaggaaaacagcagacCAAGAACTGCCTTAGCCATGTCATAATCTCTTACTAGATACTCCCAGACTGATCAAGGCTTTCTGCTTCTTTAGAGTCACACACTGCAGCCTCCTACACACAGGAAGGCCACCCCTGCAGGTGCTCAGAGACCAAACCCATCAGACACATTCAGGCTTTCATCTACCACAGGCACACCCCAGCCACCCCAGGTGGACAGGACATGCTCAGCTAAGGAGAAGGTCCCAGGTTATCAGGATGACAGCAGAGGGATGGATCATCTGCAGCTGATGTGACTGTGGCTGCAGAGacaccagcctggcagccctACAGGgctcttctccagcagcaacCCACAGGACTGACAGTGCTGACCAGGCCATGAATGGGAGGGAGGGAACTCTCACAATGGAGATATGGCAGAACTGACCCTGCCACCCTCAGAGACTGTTCCTAAAAAGTCATCTGTGCACTCACAGGGATGCAGTTTTCCATTAGGTAAAAATTCTTAATTTGCAGCTTCTACTCACTTAGCAATTTTTACCATGACACCAGAGAAATACTTGAAAGCCTAGCATGGCTGAATTAATCTTCAAGGGACTTTTATGAGAACATCAATGCCTGATTTAGGGGCACTTAATGCAAAAGCCACTGCAAGTATTGATGTCTAAGCTCCTGCTCCATTGAGACAAGATTTGTTACATGATCACACTTTTTCCACCAAGTCcactctgcacagagcagggagtcCATGGGAAGCATGAGCAAGcttctccagcagtgctgcacatGGCAGGTAACTCACCCTCATTCCTGGTGCAAAGCAGCACGAGGGACAAGCCCTGCCACCAGTCCCACACCTATCCAGGCTGTTTGAGCAAGTCAAGGTGCACTTGACTATAAATGTCTCTCTAACTGTTGGGCTTATTTacttttccaatttaaaaagtcaaatgAGAGGTTTATGATTTAGTTGCACTATAACTGAATCGTGGCTTTTAGtttagttaatattttttacttttaatatatGTGCTTATTATTGTATACTTTCAGTATAAAGTACTAGGTAtacttgttccagtgccttcCTCAGTGTCTGAAGAACATCCATAGTGACTGGGAGACACTATGAAAGCTTAAACAAAcacttaaaaagagaaaatgcatcCGAGAATaactttatttctcttcatctcACTCATGAATGAGGCCACTTACATTATTACCTTTACTTCAGCTTACAAATTTCTTACAAAAGCTTAATTTCCCTCCTTTGTTCCTGATAACTTCAGTCATAGATTTGTCTAAATACTATTCTGGCTATTAATTACGTTTTGTACCTGTAATAGGAGTAATTACACAGCTtcactttgcattttctgttacCACTCCTCACAAATGCTTTGCTGTTTTTGTAACTCAACCTGATGGAGGCACATTGCAGTTCACTCCAGAATCAGTAAGCCTGTGCAATTCCTGCACCTGCTCACTTGACATTCAAGGGCCAGGGCCCACATGCCTTCAGTCACAAGGCAGCTTCCAAACTAGACAACTCTTAATTCCAGAGTTACAGAGGAGAAACAATTCTTTATTATTAgactttctctttcctgtaacaaaaaaaaaaaaagcaaagtgacAGGGAATAATGAATCCCAGTGGAAAAAACAAGTTCATGAGGACGTGGATATCAGGAACttttaaaatagagaaattaGCATCATTTTTAGTAAGACCATTTGGGAAATGATCCTGCCCCATGCTAAGGCTTCTTCACCCTCACCCCGCCTTGCAGCAGGAAATCTCAGCACTGAATGCCCCTTTCCTTCAGCCCACACCTCCTCATTTCTCCACTCAAGGATTTAAGCCCCCTCGCTCCTAAAGCAAAGCACACTTACCTACAGCGATGCCAGGGGGGCCTCCCAGCACCCCACCCAAAAAGGCTGATGCTCCTGTCACCAGGGCTCCCCGGCCAGAATGTGCCACAGCAGCTTTCATGCCCTTCACCGTGGCCAGGTGGCTGAGCAGCGCCATCACGTCATCGGTGCGGATCGGCATCTCGCCCAGCCCAACTCCTGCAAAAGATGTTTTAAGTTATCTTTGCACCACTGCAGCTGAGACCAAACCGAGCTGCTAAATGGACTGGAAGGGAACAAATCCCTAGCATGCAAGGACAAAAGCAGGAAATAGTACctgctttctctttcagttttcagtggTGGAAAACCGCTCCTTAAAGTAATTGCTGAAGGTCACTGAAACTGCCAATGAGATATCAGGCTagtccagaaaaaaatgggTTTATGACAAATTCAGACATCCTACAGTATCAAATTCATCAGTACGTTGCTTTTGGCCCGAGCTATTCCCATGTGTGTTCAGCATGACACACAACTCTGGGAAAAAGAGAGTGTTTCATTCTACCCCGACTAGCAAATTATAAATGACAAATCTGTCAGGTATCTTCTCATTGTCCTAATTTTTACTACAAATCAGTCAATTGATTTCACATATCAGgtcttctctctgttttgttaCATGTTTAAACACATCCATGCTGATTTCTGAAGGCAGGAGGCTGCCTGTAGCAACCAAGAAGTCCCTGAGGAAGTGTTGGAGGAAAGACCTCCTACTGGGACATTTATGCTCGAGGTACTCTGGAGTCAGGCCATCAGAAATGCACGGGTGGATGGATAAGGTAGTCTCAAAGCAGAGATGCCAGAAGAGTCTCATGTAGGAGGAAGCAGAGACACAGGACTCCAGCTTGTAAAATTCTGTCATGTGTCCTCAGCAAGGGACAGAGACCTGTCCCTGAGAACAAGCACTctggaacaaagaaaaagacTCTTCACCTCAttcacttgctgctgctgctcatttcATAAATACTTCCCCCTATGCACACCAGCTGAGGAAAGGGTTTCCAGtgataattaaaaacaaagaagtaTTCAataggattaaaaataaaatcacatatACACAAGTTGCAGATTTCTCACTGTACATGTAATGTCAGATGagcatttggggttttttcagcaaACCTCTTATCCCAGTGTGTGTGCAATACTTTATCAGCCCAAGCCAAGACTGTTTTAGAATCTTTCCTGAATAGATCTCCTCTGTGGAAAGTGAAAGTGGAGTGGTATCACactatttttcatattaaaaattaactaCTGCAAAAGAGAAAGCTTTCTTTTGCACTAAAATGGCTGACTGCAAATCATCCATGTCACTGCAGGACCCAAGCACTGCTGACACTGAACAGAAGTCTGGGCTTTGGAAAGGGACCACATATACTCCATAGCTGCAAAGAGGCACAGTAGGAAATTAATCAAATAGTTGATTTCTCTCACTACATTCATCTTTCTGCCCGTCTAAAGAAAACATCCAAGTTCATAATTTTACCACTGTTGCTTTTGGGTTCTTGGCAGGCTGATGACACAGCAGTGGCTCAGAAAGGCAGTATGTGTTGGTTAGGGACAGCAGAGCCTCACACCCCGCTTCCAGAGATACATGTATTATCTCACTCAACAGGGCTTAAGCTCCAAGTAGTGAAAAATGGCTGTCCTGTCTGTCCTAGAGCAGTACGGAAAAACTATACAACTAGTacagctcccactgccaggcctgggaaagatggaaaatgagACAATGAAGCGTTTGTTTACACCTTTCTAACAAAAGGTGAGCAGCTTTCCACTCAGAGTGACATTcacaccagccctgagcagtcTGAAGTGCTGCAGGATTCACTCCCCCCTCTCAGACACTGATTTGTGCTTGTGCTTCACCTCCATGGCATGCCCTCGGACTAACCCAGTGTGCTGAAAACAATTTGCATCTCCTCTCTGGGCTAAATTCAGTGAACGCTCACACAAAGCCCTCCAGAGTATGaaggctctgcagcacaggtgGGACAGCACAAGTGGGAGAGCTGACAACACAGGGCTCTCACTGACAGCAACATTATCAGCTTTGCCCCCTCAAACTGAGGGAGTGCTCCAATGTAATAAAGCAATCTAATTGTAACAGATGTGAAATGATGTTTTATGAGCAGACAGGGCCTCAGCTGAGGCACGAGGCTCCTGCACTGGGCTGAACCTG encodes:
- the C12H19orf12 gene encoding protein C19orf12 homolog isoform X4, which gives rise to MPIRTDDVMALLSHLATVKGMKAAVAHSGRGALVTGASAFLGGVLGGPPGIAVGGAVGGLIGWITSEDFKPVPQILMELPAAEKQKLCAEATAVVKNLNWIDAAQLIALVMANSSLTDKVLGVLTTYLTNELKAQIRYAE
- the C12H19orf12 gene encoding protein C19orf12 homolog isoform X3 is translated as MMSTMIQTAAGVGLGEMPIRTDDVMALLSHLATVKGMKAAVAHSGRGALVTGASAFLGGVLGGPPGIAVGGAVGGLIGWITSEDFKPVPQILMELPAAEKQKLCAEATAVVKNLNWIDAAQLIALVMANSSLTDKVLGVLTTYLTNELKAQIRYAE
- the C12H19orf12 gene encoding protein C19orf12 homolog isoform X1; its protein translation is MLGGPPGIFIGVGLGEMPIRTDDVMALLSHLATVKGMKAAVAHSGRGALVTGASAFLGGVLGGPPGIAVGGAVGGLIGWITSEDFKPVPQILMELPAAEKQKLCAEATAVVKNLNWIDAAQLIALVMANSSLTDKVLGVLTTYLTNELKAQIRYAE